A stretch of DNA from Noviherbaspirillum sedimenti:
CCACGCTGCTGGCGGGCGGGCATGTGGTTTTGCAGCGCGGCTTCGACGCCGGCGCCGTCCTGCAAGCCATCCCGCGGTATCGCATCACGCTCGCCTTTGCGGTGCCGGCGATGCTGCTGTTCATGAGCCAGCATGCGGATTTCGATCGCACCGATCTCGGCTCGCTGCGGCTGCTCTCGGTCGGCGGCGCACCAATGCCGGAGCCGCTGCTGCGCCTCTATGAGCAGCGCGGTATTCCGCTACATCAAGGCTATGGCATGACCGAGACATCGGCCACCATTACATTCCTGCATTCCGACCGGGCCGCCGACAAGCTGGGTTCCTGCGGCACGCCGGGACTGCTGACGGAGATTTGCCTGAAAGATTTGTCCGGGAAAATTATTTCCCAGGCAAATATCAAAGGCGAAGTGTGTGTGTCGGGAAGCAATGTGATGAAGGCTTACTGGAATAATCCGGAGGCAAGCGCGGCAGTGTTCGACACCGATGACTGGTTTCATACCGGCGATGTCGGATACCTCGACGACGAAGGATTTCTGTATCTCTGCGACCGTATCAAGGATGTACTTATCACTGGCGGCGAGAATGTTTATCCGGCTGAAGTGGAGAACGTGCTGTATGCGCATCCGGCCATCGCACAATGCGCTGTCGTCGGCGTCCCGGATGACAAGTGGGGGGAGCGCGTGGTCGCCGTCGTGGTGCTCAAGCCCGCCGCCGCCCTGACGCTGGAAGAATTGCGCAACTTTGCGGCGCCCAGGCTTGCCCGCTACAAGCTGCCGCGCGCACTTTATCTTGTGGATGCCTTGCCGCGCAATGCTGCCGGAAAACTGCAAAAGTTCCGCATTCGTGAACAACTCAAGGAAGTGGCCGCATTACCCTGATCCCAGGGTTGCATAATTGGAATCAATCGAATGCGGCATTAGGATGGCGTGGGCGGGCTTGTTACTTGGTGCGGCAAGGTGTTCCGCGCCCGGAAAAGCGGCGAGGCAGGGCATCCGCATGAATCTCCTGATAAATAAAGGGCTGGCGTCAGGTTGGTGGTAGTAAACATGAAACGGGCGCCGAAGCGCCCGTTTGTGTATTACTCGGAAAGTACTTGCCAGGGCGTAGCCCTGTGTCCGCGGAATCAGAATGTGTGCTTCACGCCCAGGGCAAGGGTCGAGGCCGTTTCACCGGCCACCAGACTCGATCCGGTGAAGGACGTGCCCGCATTGAAGGGTTGATAGACCCCGTTGGCATCGTTGTCGAGGCGACTGTAATACACCCCCACGTTGGTGCGCTTGGAAAGCGCATAGTCGTAGCCCACGGTGTACATCTTGGCACCCGTATCGTTACCGGTGTTCGCGGCGAGATTGGCATTCCCTGCGGATAAGTCGCCTGCTTTGGTAAAGGAAGCCAGGAAGGTGTTGTTGCCGAGGGTATAGCTGACCGGGATCGACCAGGCGGTGCGCGACGACTTGCCGCCGCCCACCGCTTCGCGGGAAGCACGGTCGGCCATCAGGCCAAGTTTGATGCCACCGAACTTGTAGGAACCGTGAAAGCGCAATTGCTGGTCATCGTTACTGCCGGCAGCGCGGCCTTCTGCGGTGAAGTCGCGGTAAGCCAGGGCGAGCGCCAGTGGGCCGTTGTTATAGCCGCCTTGCAGATAATACTCACGGCCATCCTCATATGTGGAGGTGCCATCAATTACGCCTTCATTACCGGCGCTGGCGGTGGAAATGCCGGCCACGCCGCTGAAACCGCTTACGACCGGTGAACGGTAAGTGACCGAATTGGCGCGCCGGGTGGTATCCAGGTTGCCGACTGCCTGATCCATAATGGAGTACGTCGCCAGCATGCTGGTCGGTATGGCAAGATTGTTGCCGGAGGCGGATACATACTCCGTCGTCAGGCCTTGCGTCGACATCCAGGAATGCTTGCCGACAGTAATTTGCCCCCAACCCCCTTTCAAGCCCACATAGGTCTCGCCGTTGGCCAGGCCAGCGCCGGTGCCGGTAGCTTGCGGCTGGTCAGCGTTGAAACGGTTTTCAACGTAGAACAGGGCTTTCAGGCCGCCACCCAGATCTTCGGTGCCGGTCAGCCAGAAACGCGAGTTGAGGTCATCGTCAACCCGCAGTTCATTGCTGGTTTGGCGCGCGCTGTTGCTGATCTTGTAGTTCTTTACGTTGGCGTGAAGTATGCCGCCGATCGAAACATTGGTTTGTGCTTGAGAACCGGTAGTGAACGCGCCCAGAACTGCGAGGGCAAGTAGAGATTTTTTCATTTTAATTTTTTAAAATAGTGACGTAAAAAATACATTGCGAAGTCAATGTTGATTTTTGTACTCGGTAATGGCGCTAGGAGTCTGCGCGGCAAACAGAATTTGAGCGAGCGAAACGGGCGCAACGCCAGCCGGGCTGATATTGGCCCGGCATTGAATTCTGAAATTGCTGACTGATAGGCGTTTTTGAGCTGCGGCGCGACACCGGAATGTGCGTTTTCCCCATTTTTAAACTACGCACACATCATATTTGCCATTCTTCGCAGGTTAAGCGCAGCGCAGACGAGTTTCCACTCTGCCTGGGCCTTGGCGATGCCGCGCATGCTAAATTGTCGGAAGCCCAGTACGTGCTTGATCCAACCATTTGGCGGTTCGGATAACCACTTGCGCCGCCGGTAGGCATCTTGGGTGGCGGTGGATTTGAATCGTTCTGCCATGGCCGCCGAGAGTGGGCGTTTGTTCGGATCAATCCCAAGCGCTTGTCTACCTTCGCGCCCAAGGGCAACGATGATCTCGGCGGGATGATCACGCAGCGTTTCAAACACGGCCTCGGATCGATAGCCTGCATCGGCGACGACCTGGTGCGGATCGTCGCCCGTATTCGCCTTGACCGCCGCCAGCACCGCGGGCAATTGACGGCTATCGGCGCCGCTATTGGTCAGTTCGGCAGCGACGATGATGTGCGCCGTATCATCGACTGCGGCTTGCGCGTTGTAGCTGTAATCGAAGCCGCCACCGGCGCGCTTCATGATCCGGCTTTCCGGGTCGGTAAAGTTGTCCTGGGCCTTGGGCTTGGGCTCACCGAACTTGTACTTGTATTTCGACTTCTTGAGCGCCTTACCATCGCCGTCTGGCGGCGTATTGTCGTCGTCAGCGCTGCGGCCACGCTCGGTATCTGCCTGACGCTGGCGTTCCTCCAGCCGTGCGCGCGCCGCGCCAATGGCTGCAAGCCGGTCCTCGCGTCGGCTTATCTCAGCTGGAATGTCCAGTGCCGGCTCGTTCTTCTCGGCCAGGTCGGCTGCCTTGGCCTTGGCCAGTAGCGCGTCGATCTGCGCCTTCAATTCCAGCTCCGATTTCTTCATGCGCTCATAACTCATGGCCTTGTGGCGCGATGCGTTGGCCTTAATCTTGGTCCCATCCACAGCGATGGTTCCCAACTTGACCAGGCCGCACTCGCGCGCCAACTTCACCACTTGCACGAACAAGTCGGACAACTCTTTCAGATGGAAAGCACGGAAGTCGCAGATCGTGCGGTGCGCGGGATAATTGCCAGCAGCAAGTACCCGGAAGGCAACGTCTTCATGCAGCTTCTTTGCCAGCTTGCGCGACGAGAACACCCCGGTCGCATAGCCATAAACCAGCACTTTGACCATCATCGCCGGATGAAAGGGCTGATTGCGCGGCCCGCCACCTGCATATCGCGCATGGAAGGTGCTCAGATCAAGCGCATCGATCGTATCGCTGATGTAGTACGCAAGATGGCCATCTGGTAGCCACTCTTGCAATGCAGGGGGAAGCAGCATTTGCTGCTGCGGATCGTAGGGAAGATAGCTCGATGTCATCACGAATCAACGTTTACGAATCTATTCGGATGACATCAGCGTTCTGCCGCGCAGACTCCTAGTGTCATGAGTTTGAAATTCGCAGACAAAATCGTTCAATACTGGCCATGATGTCATCAGCGGACTTGGTCCAGACAAACGGCTTGGGGGCGGCGTTATTGAGTTTGAGGTAATCGCGAATGGCGTCTTCCAATTGACGGGTCGAACGATGGGTTCCGCGGCGAATTTGTTTTTCGGTCAGCGTGGCGAACCAGCGCTCGACCTGGTTGAGCCACGAAGCAGAGGTCGGCGTGAAATGTACGTGGAAGCGCGGATGACGGGCGAACCAATTGCGGATGGTTGGTGTCTTGTGCGTACCATAGTTATCCATCACCAAATGAATGTCCAAATCGCTCGGAACGGAGGCTTCGATCGTGCGTAAGAATTTCAGAAATTCACTGCTGCGATGCCGCCGGTGCAACTGCCCGATGACTTCGCCCGTGGCAATGTCGAGCGCGGCAAACAAGGTCGTCGTGCCATGACGTTGGTAGTCATGGGTGCGCCGTTCTGCAACGCCAGGAGCCAGCGGCAAGATTGGCTGGGTCCGATCCAACGCCTGAATCTGGCTCTTCTCATCGACGCACAGCACCATCGCCTTGACCGGCGGATCGATGTACAGCCCCACGATGTCGCGGGTCTTCTCGACAAACAGCGGATCGGTGGATAGCTTGAAGGTTTCCTGACGATGCGGTTGCAAGCCAAATGCGCGCCAGATACGGCTGACCGCCGTTTGCGACAGC
This window harbors:
- a CDS encoding acyl-CoA synthetase, which encodes MTDGFSGLRSSALGLAEWLRRRTLRAPHRPALTCDDVTWTYGALWDHVERLSAVLQAHGVQRGDRVGYLDFDGPMFLASQFAAARIGAIFVPLNFRLAAPELAFIINDAGLRLLLAGREHQGVIDGIRAGLCCCHYLSLADAAPGWPAVPALMAQCKDIPPQASVDADDVALLMYTSGTTGHPKGAMLTHQNIWSQNLNVLLTKDLVSSDITLGFVPLFHVGGMLTVTLPTLLAGGHVVLQRGFDAGAVLQAIPRYRITLAFAVPAMLLFMSQHADFDRTDLGSLRLLSVGGAPMPEPLLRLYEQRGIPLHQGYGMTETSATITFLHSDRAADKLGSCGTPGLLTEICLKDLSGKIISQANIKGEVCVSGSNVMKAYWNNPEASAAVFDTDDWFHTGDVGYLDDEGFLYLCDRIKDVLITGGENVYPAEVENVLYAHPAIAQCAVVGVPDDKWGERVVAVVVLKPAAALTLEELRNFAAPRLARYKLPRALYLVDALPRNAAGKLQKFRIREQLKEVAALP
- a CDS encoding porin, which gives rise to MKKSLLALAVLGAFTTGSQAQTNVSIGGILHANVKNYKISNSARQTSNELRVDDDLNSRFWLTGTEDLGGGLKALFYVENRFNADQPQATGTGAGLANGETYVGLKGGWGQITVGKHSWMSTQGLTTEYVSASGNNLAIPTSMLATYSIMDQAVGNLDTTRRANSVTYRSPVVSGFSGVAGISTASAGNEGVIDGTSTYEDGREYYLQGGYNNGPLALALAYRDFTAEGRAAGSNDDQQLRFHGSYKFGGIKLGLMADRASREAVGGGKSSRTAWSIPVSYTLGNNTFLASFTKAGDLSAGNANLAANTGNDTGAKMYTVGYDYALSKRTNVGVYYSRLDNDANGVYQPFNAGTSFTGSSLVAGETASTLALGVKHTF
- a CDS encoding IS1182 family transposase; its protein translation is MTSSYLPYDPQQQMLLPPALQEWLPDGHLAYYISDTIDALDLSTFHARYAGGGPRNQPFHPAMMVKVLVYGYATGVFSSRKLAKKLHEDVAFRVLAAGNYPAHRTICDFRAFHLKELSDLFVQVVKLARECGLVKLGTIAVDGTKIKANASRHKAMSYERMKKSELELKAQIDALLAKAKAADLAEKNEPALDIPAEISRREDRLAAIGAARARLEERQRQADTERGRSADDDNTPPDGDGKALKKSKYKYKFGEPKPKAQDNFTDPESRIMKRAGGGFDYSYNAQAAVDDTAHIIVAAELTNSGADSRQLPAVLAAVKANTGDDPHQVVADAGYRSEAVFETLRDHPAEIIVALGREGRQALGIDPNKRPLSAAMAERFKSTATQDAYRRRKWLSEPPNGWIKHVLGFRQFSMRGIAKAQAEWKLVCAALNLRRMANMMCA
- a CDS encoding IS630 family transposase: MAGRPKAALVLSAEEQEQLHAWARRRKTAQALALRSRIVLECADGAENKAVAAKLAVTGQTVSKWRGRFVQMRLDGLLDAPRSGAPRTIDDARVDAVIAKTLEEKPSNATHWSTRTMAREAKLSQTAVSRIWRAFGLQPHRQETFKLSTDPLFVEKTRDIVGLYIDPPVKAMVLCVDEKSQIQALDRTQPILPLAPGVAERRTHDYQRHGTTTLFAALDIATGEVIGQLHRRHRSSEFLKFLRTIEASVPSDLDIHLVMDNYGTHKTPTIRNWFARHPRFHVHFTPTSASWLNQVERWFATLTEKQIRRGTHRSTRQLEDAIRDYLKLNNAAPKPFVWTKSADDIMASIERFCLRISNS